Proteins from a genomic interval of Sphingopyxis sp. QXT-31:
- a CDS encoding efflux RND transporter periplasmic adaptor subunit — protein MKKFPFPAAAAALFLAVPLAACGGGAEGEDKHAEGESHAEGEGEEDAEGPNGGKLLKNGDFAVEITIFENGTEPQFRVFATRDGKPVDPKEVQLAITLTRLGGDVDRFTFRPQGKFLAGQGVVTEPHSFDVEVVAVTGGKRHVWKYANPEGRTRIAADAAKAGGIETAVVGPATVGERRELYGTVQLSPTARSEIRGQFPGRVVSVTKAVGDTVRRGELLARIESSESLQVYPVHATVGGVVAERNANPGDVTDGRALYVITDPAQTTVVFNIFPRDLAIIRPGMRVTVETQDGAEIATAPLEQFLPDGNVEAGTALIRATIPNRSGTLRPGMALRGRVMVNPVTVPLAVRTEAIQPFRDFKVVYANFGQDYEVRMLKLGRSSPEWTEVLSGIKPGTAYVTKGSFLVRADIEKSGAGHDH, from the coding sequence ATGAAGAAGTTTCCATTTCCCGCCGCTGCAGCGGCGCTGTTCCTTGCCGTCCCGCTCGCTGCCTGCGGCGGCGGAGCCGAAGGCGAAGACAAACATGCAGAAGGTGAGAGCCACGCCGAGGGCGAAGGCGAAGAAGACGCCGAGGGCCCGAATGGCGGCAAATTGCTCAAAAATGGCGATTTCGCTGTCGAAATCACGATTTTCGAGAATGGCACCGAGCCGCAGTTCCGAGTTTTTGCGACCCGGGACGGGAAGCCGGTCGATCCCAAGGAAGTCCAGCTCGCGATCACGCTCACGCGGCTTGGCGGCGACGTCGATCGCTTCACCTTCCGCCCGCAGGGCAAGTTCCTGGCAGGGCAAGGCGTCGTTACCGAACCGCACAGCTTCGATGTCGAAGTCGTCGCGGTGACTGGCGGCAAACGCCACGTCTGGAAATATGCCAACCCTGAGGGCCGCACGCGGATCGCGGCCGACGCCGCCAAGGCCGGCGGCATCGAGACCGCCGTCGTCGGACCGGCGACGGTCGGCGAGAGGCGCGAACTCTATGGCACTGTCCAATTGTCGCCAACGGCCCGTTCCGAAATTCGCGGTCAATTCCCCGGCCGCGTCGTCTCGGTCACAAAGGCGGTGGGCGACACGGTTCGCCGCGGCGAACTTCTCGCACGCATTGAATCGAGCGAAAGCCTCCAGGTCTATCCGGTGCATGCGACGGTCGGCGGGGTCGTTGCCGAGCGCAACGCCAACCCCGGCGATGTCACCGACGGGCGGGCGCTCTACGTCATCACCGATCCCGCGCAGACGACGGTCGTCTTCAACATCTTCCCCCGTGACCTCGCGATTATCCGTCCGGGCATGCGGGTGACGGTCGAGACGCAGGACGGCGCCGAGATCGCGACCGCGCCACTCGAGCAGTTCCTGCCCGACGGCAATGTCGAGGCGGGCACTGCGCTCATCCGCGCGACCATCCCCAACCGCTCGGGAACGCTGCGCCCCGGCATGGCCTTGCGCGGCCGCGTGATGGTCAACCCCGTCACCGTGCCGCTGGCCGTGCGTACCGAGGCGATCCAGCCCTTCCGCGACTTCAAGGTGGTCTATGCCAATTTCGGGCAGGACTATGAGGTCCGCATGCTGAAACTCGGCCGTTCGTCGCCCGAATGGACCGAGGTCCTGTCGGGCATCAAGCCCGGCACCGCCTATGTCACCAAGGGCAGTTTCCTCGTTCGCGCCGACATCGAAAAGTCCGGCGCGGGCCACGACCATTGA
- a CDS encoding efflux RND transporter permease subunit — MLARTIGFSIRQRWLVLAVVALLCAIGAWSATKLPIDAVPDITNVQVQINTKAEGYSPLEAEQRITYPIETAIAGIPNLNYTRSISRYGLSQVTVVFEDGTDIYFARQQVNERLQAAKGQLPPGMAPEMGPISTGLGEIFMFSIEAEPGARKPDGTPYTAEDLRTMSDWVIRPQMRTIPGVAEINTIGGYARQYHVTPYPASLASLNLSLNDVVTALEANNANRGAGYVERSGEQILIRVPGQANNERDLSQIIVATRGGVPIRIADVADVAIGSGLRTGAATENGKEVVLATVSMLIGQNPRVVAQASAERLVEASRALPKGVVAKPLYDRTALVERTISTVQKNLAEGALLVIVILFLLLGNFRAALITAAVIPVAMLMTLTGMLQTRTSANLMSLGALDFGLIVDGAVIIVENCLRRLGEAQHRLGRLLDRDERFGLVASASAEVIKPSIFGIIIITAVYLPIFALEGVEGKTFHPMAITVVLALTAALLLSLTLVPAAVALFVTGKVEEKENWLMRGLGKGYRPMLDRVLNWPKAALSGALLLVALSGVAATSLGSEFIPDLDEGDIAMHAMRIPGTSLTQSIAMQEALEKRIRQFPEVERVFAKIGTPEVATDPMPPSVADNFIMLKDRKEWPEPRKPRDQLVAELNKAVNEVPGNNYEFTQPVKMRMNELIAGVRADVAIKLFGDDLDQLLESGRAIEEVAGGIAGAQDVKLEQVTGLPMLSVTPDRDKLARYGVSMETVQDAVSTATGGRQAGELFEGDRRFDVVVRLPEAIRTDLASLGNLPVALPAGGFVPLSELAEISLAAGPNQISRENGKRRAVITANVRGRDLGSFIDELTQKVEADVVLPDGYYIEYGGTFEQLQSATERLQIVVPLVLLLIFGLLFMLFGSVRDAAIVFSGVPLALTGGVAALALRDIPLSISAGAGFIALSGVAVLNGVVMLSFIKDLRERGKALVDAIREGALTRLRPVMMTALVASLGFVPMALNVGAGSEVQRPLATVVIGGIISSTILTLLVLPALYLMVHSRSAKIEEEEVAGPRREPGLAT, encoded by the coding sequence ATGCTAGCCAGAACCATAGGCTTTTCGATCCGGCAACGATGGCTCGTCCTCGCGGTCGTCGCGCTCCTGTGCGCGATCGGCGCGTGGAGCGCGACCAAATTGCCCATCGACGCCGTTCCCGACATCACCAACGTCCAGGTCCAGATCAATACCAAGGCTGAAGGCTATTCGCCGCTCGAAGCCGAGCAGCGGATCACCTACCCGATTGAGACCGCGATCGCGGGCATCCCCAACCTCAACTATACCAGGTCGATCTCGCGCTACGGCCTGAGTCAGGTCACGGTCGTTTTCGAGGACGGGACCGACATCTATTTCGCGCGCCAGCAGGTCAACGAGCGGCTCCAGGCCGCAAAGGGGCAGCTGCCGCCCGGTATGGCGCCCGAAATGGGGCCGATTTCCACCGGCCTCGGCGAGATCTTCATGTTCTCGATCGAAGCCGAACCGGGCGCACGAAAGCCGGATGGCACGCCCTACACGGCGGAAGACCTCCGAACGATGTCCGACTGGGTCATCCGGCCGCAGATGCGCACGATCCCGGGGGTCGCCGAGATCAACACGATCGGCGGCTATGCCCGCCAATATCATGTGACCCCCTATCCGGCCTCGCTCGCTTCGCTCAATCTCTCGCTCAACGATGTCGTCACCGCGCTGGAGGCCAATAATGCAAATCGCGGCGCCGGCTATGTCGAGCGCAGCGGCGAACAGATATTGATCCGGGTGCCGGGGCAGGCGAACAATGAGCGCGACCTGTCGCAGATCATCGTCGCCACCCGCGGCGGCGTTCCGATCCGGATCGCCGACGTCGCCGATGTCGCGATCGGTTCGGGCCTTCGCACGGGCGCGGCGACTGAGAATGGCAAGGAGGTCGTCCTCGCAACGGTCTCGATGCTGATCGGACAAAATCCGCGCGTGGTGGCGCAGGCCTCGGCCGAACGCCTCGTCGAAGCGTCGCGTGCTTTGCCGAAGGGTGTTGTCGCGAAGCCGCTCTATGATCGCACCGCGCTCGTCGAACGGACGATTTCGACGGTGCAGAAGAATCTCGCCGAGGGCGCGCTGCTCGTCATCGTGATCCTCTTCCTGCTGCTCGGCAATTTCCGGGCGGCGCTGATCACGGCGGCGGTTATTCCCGTTGCCATGCTGATGACGCTGACGGGCATGCTCCAGACGCGGACATCGGCGAACCTCATGAGCCTCGGCGCGCTCGACTTCGGCCTCATCGTCGACGGGGCCGTCATCATCGTCGAAAATTGTCTTCGCAGGCTTGGCGAGGCACAGCACAGGCTCGGACGGCTGCTCGATCGCGACGAACGCTTCGGCCTCGTTGCCTCGGCGAGCGCCGAAGTGATCAAGCCGAGCATCTTCGGCATCATCATCATCACCGCGGTCTATCTGCCGATCTTCGCGCTCGAAGGCGTCGAAGGAAAGACCTTCCACCCGATGGCGATCACGGTCGTCCTCGCGCTGACCGCTGCTCTTCTCCTGTCGCTCACCCTGGTTCCGGCCGCGGTGGCGCTCTTCGTTACCGGCAAGGTCGAGGAGAAGGAGAATTGGCTGATGCGCGGTCTCGGCAAGGGCTATCGTCCGATGCTCGACCGCGTCCTGAATTGGCCGAAGGCGGCGCTTTCGGGTGCGCTGCTGCTCGTCGCGCTCAGCGGCGTGGCGGCGACGAGTCTCGGGTCCGAGTTCATCCCGGACCTCGACGAAGGCGATATCGCGATGCACGCGATGCGCATTCCGGGAACGAGCCTGACCCAGTCGATCGCGATGCAGGAGGCGCTGGAGAAGAGGATCAGGCAGTTCCCCGAAGTCGAGCGGGTGTTCGCGAAGATCGGCACGCCCGAGGTCGCGACCGATCCGATGCCACCGTCGGTCGCCGACAATTTCATCATGCTCAAGGATCGGAAGGAGTGGCCCGAGCCCAGAAAGCCGCGCGACCAGCTCGTCGCCGAGCTCAACAAGGCGGTAAACGAAGTGCCGGGGAACAATTACGAGTTCACCCAGCCGGTGAAGATGCGGATGAATGAACTGATCGCCGGCGTTCGCGCCGACGTCGCGATCAAGCTGTTCGGCGACGATCTCGATCAACTGCTCGAATCGGGGCGGGCGATCGAGGAGGTGGCCGGCGGGATCGCGGGCGCGCAGGACGTGAAGCTCGAACAGGTCACCGGCCTGCCGATGCTTTCGGTCACGCCCGATCGCGACAAGCTTGCGCGCTATGGCGTGAGCATGGAGACGGTCCAGGATGCGGTTTCGACCGCGACTGGCGGGCGGCAGGCGGGCGAGCTCTTCGAGGGCGACCGGCGTTTCGACGTCGTCGTCCGGCTTCCCGAGGCCATTCGCACCGACCTCGCGTCGCTCGGCAATCTCCCCGTTGCGCTTCCGGCCGGCGGCTTCGTGCCGCTTTCGGAGCTTGCGGAGATATCGCTCGCGGCGGGGCCGAACCAGATCAGCCGCGAGAATGGCAAACGCCGCGCGGTGATCACGGCGAATGTCCGTGGTCGCGATCTCGGCTCGTTCATCGACGAACTGACCCAGAAGGTCGAAGCCGATGTCGTGCTGCCCGACGGTTATTATATAGAATATGGCGGGACGTTCGAGCAGCTCCAGTCGGCGACCGAGCGCCTCCAGATCGTGGTGCCGCTCGTTCTGCTGCTGATCTTCGGCCTCTTGTTCATGCTGTTCGGGTCGGTTCGCGATGCGGCCATCGTCTTCTCGGGCGTGCCGCTGGCGCTGACGGGAGGGGTCGCGGCGCTGGCGCTTCGCGACATTCCGCTCTCCATCTCGGCGGGCGCCGGGTTCATCGCACTCTCCGGGGTCGCGGTGCTCAACGGCGTGGTGATGCTATCCTTCATCAAGGATCTTCGCGAACGCGGAAAGGCGCTCGTCGATGCAATCCGCGAGGGCGCGCTGACCCGCCTCAGGCCGGTGATGATGACCGCGCTGGTTGCGTCGCTCGGCTTCGTACCGATGGCGCTCAATGTCGGGGCAGGATCCGAGGTGCAACGGCCGCTGGCGACCGTGGTCATCGGCGGGATCATCTCATCGACGATCCTGACGCTGCTCGTCCTGCCCGCGCTGTACCTCATGGTCCACAGTCGCAGCGCGAAGATCGAAGAAGAGGAAGTCGCCGGGCCGCGGCGTGAGCCCGGCCTTGCGACCTGA